A genome region from Populus alba chromosome 5, ASM523922v2, whole genome shotgun sequence includes the following:
- the LOC118029983 gene encoding G-box-binding factor 1, with protein MGTREESTPAKPSKPASSNQEIPTTPSYPDWSNSVQAYYGAGATPPPFFASTVASPTPHPYIWGSQHPLIPPYGTPVPYPALYPAGGVYAHPNMAPTPNSAPANTELEGKVPDGKDRASAKKAKGTSGGKAGESGKAISDSGNDGASQSAESGTDGSSDTSDENTNQQENAANKKGSFNQMLADANAQSNSTGANIQTSVPGKPVVSMPATNLNIGMDLWNASPAASGATKMRPNPSCASSGVVPAGLPEQWIQDERELKRQKRKQSNRESARRSRLRKQAECEELQVRVENLSNDNCNLRDELQSLSEECNKLKSENDFIKEELTRLYGPEAVANLEQTNPDSDPKSQGGEGDS; from the exons ATGGGGACAAGGGAAGAAAGCACACCTGCTAAGCCTTCCAAACCAGCATCTTCAAATCAg GAAATACCCACAACGCCTTCATATCCTGATTGGTCAAATTCTGTGCAG GCTTATTATGGTGCTGGAGCTACCCCACCTCCCTTTTTTGCCTCAACAGTTGCCTCACCGACACCTCATCCCTATATTTGGGGAAGCCAG CATCCTTTAATCCCACCTTATGGAACCCCAGTTCCATACCCAGCTTTATATCCTGCAGGGGGAGTGTATGCCCATCCAAACATGGCCCCG ACACCAAATTCAGCACCGGCAAATACAGAGTTGGAAGGCAAGGTCCCTGACGGAAAGGACCGTGCTTCAGCTAAAAAAGCTAAGGGAACTTCAGGAGGAAAAGCTGGAGAGAGTGGAAAGGCTATTTCGGATTCAGGAAATGATGGTGCCTCCCAAAG TGCTGAAAGTGGTACAGATGGCTCATCTGATACCAGTGATGAGAATACTAACCAGCAG GAAAATGCTGCAAACAAGAAAGGAAGCTTCAACCAAATGCTAGCAGATG CCAATGCACAAAGTAACTCAACCGGAGCAAATATCCAAACTTCTGTGCCTGGGAAGCCTGTGGTGTCTATGCCCGCAACTAATCTAAACATTGGGATGGACTTATGGAATGCATCTCCAGCTGCTTCTGGAGCTACAAAAATGAGACCAAATCCATCCTGTGCCTCATCTGGTGTTGTTCCTGCTGGATTGCCTGAACAGTGGATTCAA GATGAACGTGAATTGAAAAGACAGAAGAGGAAACAATCTAATAGAGAGTCAGCCAGAAGGTCAAGGTTACGTAAACAG GCAGAGTGTGAAGAGCTACAAGTCAGGGTAGAGAATTTGAGCAATGACAATTGCAATCTTAGAGATGAATTGCAGAGCCTCTCCGAAGAATGCAACAAGCTTAAATCCGAAAACGATTTCATTAAG GAGGAGTTGACTCGGTTGTATGGACCAGAAGCAGTAGCTAACCTTGAACAAACCAACCCCGATTCAGATCCGAAGTCTCAAGGTGGTGAGGGAGACAGTTAA